DNA from Algisphaera agarilytica:
GCACCTGCTTGGCCTTGGTCCGTCGCAGGAGCATCACGAGCAGGGCGGTGAGGAGCCAGATCACCGCGAGTTTGCCGAAGCGGTTGTGCATGACGATGCCGACGGGAAAGAGGACTTTCCAGGCGGCGGTTTCGTAGAGGGCGCCCAGGAGTTGGCCGAAGCGTGAGCCGACCCAGCCGTGCAGCAGGTAGATGCCCATGGTGAGGATGGCGATGCGCATCAACCAGGCGGGTGTCTTGCCGGTGACCTGTACCGCGAGGGCGACGGCGAGGAACGCGAAGGCCTGACGCCACCACTGCCAGATCGCGTGGCCGTGGATGATCGGGTTGTCGAAACACTTCCAGACGTAGTACAGCCCGAACATCGCCAACGCCCCGGCGAGCAGCCATTGGCGCGGCGCGGGGTTGCTTCGGCCCTCGGGGGTAACTGACAGGCTGAGCGTTCGGCCGAGCGCGATCCCCAGGAAGACCGACGCCGTGCCGAACAGCCACGACTTGCGGACCGTCCAGCCGTAGAGCGCGGCACGCTCGGCGTAGTCGTCGCTGCCCATGGTCATGCCGCCGTAGACCGTCGTGGCTTGGTCGTACATCGCTCCGGTCAGCACGATGCAGCCGGTCGCCAGCGCGATCGAAACCGCGATGATTACGCCCGTCGGCACGCGACGCAGCGGAGCCAGCAAGCCCAGCACCGCCAACTCCGCGACAAAGATGAACGGCAGGAACCAGAGGTGCATGCTCGTTCCGCCGAGGATCATCCACGGGTAAAACAACCCTTCAACCGATTTCTCCGGGTCCAGCCCCGCCCAGAACACGCGGTTGAGCCCGAAGAAGACCGTCCACACCACCCACGGCCAGAGCACCCGCGCCGCCCGCTTCCGCGCCGCCTCCGGCAACTCGCCCCAGCCCGGCAGCTCGGGCTTGCGCACCCCCAACGCCACCGCCACGATGATGAACACCGGCAGCCCCATGCCCCAGAGCAGGTAGTGTTTGGTCACGTGGATCGACACGATGTCCATCATCGCCACGATCCGCAGCGCATCGAGCAGCGGGTAGCGCGGCGAAGGCTTGGCCGAGGCGCTCGGCGCGCAGTCAGTTTGTGGTCCACGTCCCATCAGGCGGGCCATTGTGGCAAAACCTCACGCCTCGTGTGCCGCTTCGTGCATATATTTTCTTAGCTTCGATAAGAACCGCCTTGGGAGAACCGGAGCCCGCGAGGAGCAGCCACGATGGACCCCTATCACGAACCCGAACGCCAACGATTCGTCTTGCCGCTGGAGCCCGAGCCCGCGATCGTGGACTACTGCCCGGTCGGCGGGGGCGTGGTGTCGTTTGACCGGGTCTACGTGCCGCCGGCCCACCGCGGCACCGCGGCGTCGCGGACCATCCTGGCTTTTGCTTTTGACCATGCTCGGGAAGCGGGGTGGAAGATTCGACCGACGTGTCCCTACATCGCCGACCGTTATGTGCCTCGGCATCCGGAGCTGCAGGACCTGATCGAGAAGTAAGAACGTGTCCGGGAAGCCATGGCCTTGGTTCCCTCTCCCTTTGGGAGAGGGTTAGGGTGAGGGCGTTTGGGACTCTCGTATGCCTGCGTAAGCGCAGATCCCTCCGGACTCGCGTT
Protein-coding regions in this window:
- a CDS encoding acyltransferase, giving the protein MGRGPQTDCAPSASAKPSPRYPLLDALRIVAMMDIVSIHVTKHYLLWGMGLPVFIIVAVALGVRKPELPGWGELPEAARKRAARVLWPWVVWTVFFGLNRVFWAGLDPEKSVEGLFYPWMILGGTSMHLWFLPFIFVAELAVLGLLAPLRRVPTGVIIAVSIALATGCIVLTGAMYDQATTVYGGMTMGSDDYAERAALYGWTVRKSWLFGTASVFLGIALGRTLSLSVTPEGRSNPAPRQWLLAGALAMFGLYYVWKCFDNPIIHGHAIWQWWRQAFAFLAVALAVQVTGKTPAWLMRIAILTMGIYLLHGWVGSRFGQLLGALYETAAWKVLFPVGIVMHNRFGKLAVIWLLTALLVMLLRRTKAKQVL
- a CDS encoding GNAT family N-acetyltransferase, whose protein sequence is MDPYHEPERQRFVLPLEPEPAIVDYCPVGGGVVSFDRVYVPPAHRGTAASRTILAFAFDHAREAGWKIRPTCPYIADRYVPRHPELQDLIEK